One window of Bos javanicus breed banteng chromosome 1, ARS-OSU_banteng_1.0, whole genome shotgun sequence genomic DNA carries:
- the LOC133252901 gene encoding proline-rich protein 23C-like, protein MKELHFRVLVQRSNGPSPLSPSARSQARGDIHMMGCRPRSPTAYPEDTWEQQDGGPGPAKRRRTEEPALPKSESEAEPSLHNLTRSPTAGTLIFVAVLPTGCALHVLLDDVELLLEPEPTSVWQVCFGGRILMLVPEALLGSGVERPWGQGLEPGAVLSPPGEYVALEPGLSCAAVPEIACQGEASKEDANADADFLLGGMDAASVPVAGLRSSAGSLTHFDLFDLVSELSPRASNPSPERGSPQYDDNLDLHLLEPFPDSPLQPLPPSPSPGPQERPCRPTGPPCKARRCLFPESTASHNSWTPERAPGQNLPMLVVYILNTPKEAHE, encoded by the exons ATGAAGGAACTACATTTCAGGGTCCTGGTGCAGCGTTCCAATG GACCCAGCCCTCTGTCGCCTTCTGCCAGGTCCCAGGCCCGCGGCGACATTCACATGATGGGCTGCCGACCGCGCAGCCCCACCGCCTACCCTGAGGACACGTGGGAACAGCAGGACGGAGGACCCGGCCCTGCCAAGCGCCGCCGAACCGAGGAGCCCGCCCTCCCCAAGTCCGAGTCTGAGGCGGAGCCCAGCCTGCATAACCTGACCCGGTCCCCGACAGCGGGCACTCTCATTTTCGTGGCTGTCCTGCCGACGGGATGTGCTCTGCACGTGCTCCTGGACGACGTCGAACTGCTGCTGGAGCCCGAGCCAACGTCTGTGTGGCAAGTGTGTTTCGGAGGTCGCATCCTCATGCTGGTCCCCGAGGCCCTCCTGGGCTCGGGTGTGGAAAGGCCGTGGGGGCAAGGCCTAGAACCGGGCGCTGTCCTGAGCCCTCCCGGAGAGTACGTGGCCCTGGAGCCGGGACTCTCCTGTGCCGCTGTCCCAGAGATCGCCTGCCAGGGAGAGGCCAGCAAGGAGGACGCGAATGCTGACGCTGACTTCCTGCTGGGCGGGATGGATGCTGCCTCAGTCCCAGTCGCTGGGCTCCGCTCTTCTGCTGGAAGTTTGACTCACTTTGACCTGTTCGACCTAGTCTCAGAGCTCTCCCCTCGGGCCTCCAATCCTAGTCCAGAGAGAGGCTCTCCTCAGTACGACGACAACCTGGACTTGCACCTTCTGGAGCCCTTTCCTGACTCACCACTCCAACCTCTACCTCCTTCTCCGAGTCCAGGTCCCCAGGAGCGCCCCTGTCGCCCAACTGGTCCTCCTTGCAAGGCCCGGAGATGCCTGTTCCCTGAATCCACTGCCTCCCACAATTCCTGGACTCCTGAGCGGGCACCAGGACAGAATCTTCCGATGTTGGTTGTGTATATATTGAACACACCAAAAGAAGCACACGAATAG
- the LOC133254769 gene encoding proline-rich protein 23C-like has translation MMGCRPRSPTAYPEDTWEPQDGGPGPAKRRRTEEPALPKSEPEAAPSLDNLTWFPTAGTLIFMAVLPAGCALHVLLDDVELLLEPEPTSVWQVCFGGRILMLVPEALLGSGVEGPWGQGLEPGAVLSPPGEYVALEPGLSCAAVPKIACQGEASREDANADADFLLGGMDAASVPIAGLRSSAGSLTHFDLFDLVSELSPRASNPSPERGSPQHDDNLDLHLLEPFPDSPLQPLPPSPSPGPQERPCRPTGPPCKARRCLFPESTASHNSWTPERAPGQNLPMLIVYILNTL, from the coding sequence ATGATGGGCTGCCGACCGCGCAGCCCCACGGCCTACCCTGAGGACACGTGGGAACCGCAGGACGGAGGACCCGGCCCTGCCAAGCGCCGCCGAACCGAGGAGCCCGCGCTCCCCAAGTCCGAGCCTGAGGCGGCGCCCAGCCTGGATAACTTGACCTGGTTCCCGACAGCGGGCACCCTCATCTTCATGGCTGTCCTGCCGGCGGGATGTGCTCTGCACGTGCTCCTGGACGACGTCGAACTGCTGCTGGAGCCCGAGCCAACGTCTGTGTGGCAAGTGTGTTTCGGAGGTCGCATCCTCATGCTGGTCCCCGAGGCCCTCCTGGGCTCGGGTGTGGAAGGGCCGTGGGGGCAGGGCCTAGAACCGGGCGCTGTCCTGAGCCCTCCCGGAGAGTACGTGGCCCTGGAGCCGGGACTCTCCTGTGCCGCTGTCCCAAAGATCGCCTGCCAGGGAGAGGCCAGCAGGGAGGACGCGAATGCTGACGCTGACTTCCTGCTGGGCGGGATGGATGCTGCCTCAGTCCCAATCGCTGGGCTCCGCTCTTCTGCTGGAAGTTTGACTCACTTTGACCTGTTCGACCTAGTCTCAGAGCTCTCCCCTCGGGCCTCCAATCCTAGTCCAGAGAGAGGCTCTCCTCAGCACGACGACAACCTGGACTTGCACCTTCTGGAGCCCTTTCCTGACTCACCACTCCAACCTCTACCTCCTTCTCCGAGTCCAGGTCCCCAGGAGCGCCCCTGTCGCCCAACTGGTCCTCCTTGCAAGGCCCGGAGATGCCTGTTCCCTGAATCCACTGCCTCCCACAATTCCTGGACACCTGAGCGGGCACCAGGACAGAATCTTCCGATGTTGATTGTGTATATATTGAACACACTGTAA